In Candidatus Acidiferrales bacterium, the genomic stretch TCTTTCCCGGGCAGCGGTGGCCAATCATCGCTTTGTGGATTTGTTGCCCGCCGACACGGTGGTGCTCTCTGCCCGCATCATTCCCGGCAATGAGAAACCAATCGGTCGCATGATCAATCACATTCTGAAACGCGGGGCAGCCGTCCAGTACGATGACGGGGCTTCACCGCCGGTTCACGTTTCGGGGCACGCCAGCCAGGAGGAACTCAAGCTCATCCTGAGTCTCGTCAGGCCGCAGTATTTCATACCCATCCATGGAGAGTACCGTCAGTTGATCCGTCACGCCCAGCTTGCCGAGCAAATGCATTGTGTCTCGCGGCAGGTTATTCTGATGGAGAGCGGGCAAGCTCTGGAAATCACCTCGGAAGGAGCCTTCCGGCGGGAGCCGATAACGGCGGGGAGGGTTTTTGTGGATTCAGGGTCGCTGGAGGAAATTGAGGAGGTTGTCATCCGCGACCGACAACACCTTTCGGCTGATGGAATTGTGGTGCCCATCATCGCGATTGACAAACACACCGGGCAAGTCGAAGGAACTCCCGAAATTGTGGCGCGGGGCTTTTTGCCGCCCGACGCAAGCGATGGACTCCTAGCGATGGCCAGAGACGTCGTTCTTCGAACTATCGCGCAATCAAGCCTTGAAGAAAAGACCGACTGGGGAGTAATCAAGGAAAAAATTCGGGTTGATCTGAGACGCTATCTGGCAAAAGAAACAGCCAAGCGACCTTTGGTGTTGCCGGTCATTTTGGAGATCTAGTGTCACTCCAACCGCTTCCCAGTAGAAATCTTGGCTTGCCACGAAGGGTACCGGCGGTGCCCGCCCCCCCTTTGCCAAGCATGTCAAGTGGAGAAGTCGCTGAGAGTCAGGGGGCGGAAATGCACGATCGTCCTGGCAGCATACGGAGAATTCTTCCGATCGGGTAGGGCAAGTATCTCGGACCGACTTGAAATTCGGGCGTTCCGCGCCGAGGAGTTCGAGGAACTCTATGCCATTGACCAAGCGTGCTATCCGCCGCCTATTGCGTATTCCCGCCCGGTTCTGCTGATTTTTCTCTACGGACCGGGGACAAAAACTTTTGTGGCGGCCTGGGAGGGGCAGATAGTGGGATTCGTAACGGTGCAAAAAAAGACTGCTCAACGCGGGCACATCATCACCCTGGATGTCTTAGAATCCTATCGACGTCGCGGCATCGGCCATGGCCTCCTCGAGACAGGCGAGGAGTGGTTGGCTTCACAAGGTGTTCTTTCCGTGAACCTCGAAACCGCAGTGGGTAACCTGACCGGCATCGAGTTTTGGAAAGCGAACGGGTACGCCATTCAAAGGCGGATTGGCCACTACTATGGTGGTCGCGCGGACGCCTTTCTGATGAAGAAAGCATTGGTGCAGGTCGGGCCCCGCAAGTCCTAACTGTTCCACAAGGAGATCGCCCAGTGCCGCTCTACCAGGCTGTTGTTCTAGGAATTGTTCAAGGTCTTACTGAGTTTTTGCCCATCAGCAGCACCGCCCATCTGGCATTGTTCCCATGGCTGGCGGGGTGGGAGGATCCGGGGCTTACCTTTGACGTCGCGCTTCACGTGGGCACGCTCATCGCGGTGATGGGATATTTTTTCCGAACCTGGCTGTCGCTGCTGCGAGCGGGCCTGGGATTTCGCGAAGTGAGCGATGGCACGAACCACTACCGACCGTCTCTCTTCTGGTACTTGGTTTTGGCCACACTTCCCGCGGCGGCGGCAGGCTACTTCGGCGAACGCTATGCTGAGGATGTATTGCGGAGCCCGATCGTCATCAGCTTGGCCATGATTGCGGTTGGTCTCCTCATGGGTTGGGCTGAGAAAATGGCGCGGCTAGCCAAGAGGTTGCCTGAAACTGGATTGTGTGATTCAGTGGTGGTCGGTGTAGCACAGGCGTTTGCGATCGTTCCAGGTGTGTCCAGGTCTGGAGCCACGATCACCGCTGGCCTCTTTCGCGGGATGGAACGCCAGACAGCAGCCCGGTATTCGTTCCTGCTCTCTGCTCCCATCATCGCCGGGGCTGCTCTGAAGGAAGGCTTTGATCTTCGCCATGCCGGCCTTCCCGCGGACATGCGGTTGCCCTTTGTGGCCGGTGTGGTGGTTTCAGGAATCTCGGGCTACCTTGTCATTGCCTTTCTGATGCGCTACCTGCAAACGCACACCCTGAAAATTTTCATTTACTACCGGGTCATCTTTGGTACACTGATCCTACTGCTCGTGCTCCTCCAAGCGAGAATGGTAGCCTAGCCAGAGGGAGAGGTACTTCTGCTTCTTCCCCAGCGGAGATGTGTGCGGTGCGCCTTTACACTCCTACGGAAAATCGACGGCTGAACGAACTGATTGGATTCCTTGTCCTGGCTGCGGCGTTGGTGGTTTCCCTCAGCCTTCTCTCCTACCGCCCGAGCGATCCTTCGCTAAACACTGTGGGGGCCGTTCGCGATTCCGAACCAGCTCAGAACTGGATCGGGTTGGTGGGTGCATATCTGGCGGACGCGCTGTTTCAAGCTTTTGGCTTCCCAGTTCTTCTCCTACCCGTGGCGATTGGTTATTTTGGGTTGCGATGGTTTCAGGGGCGGCAGATCCATTCGGGCAACGCCAAGATCATCGGTCTGCTGCTCCTCCTCCTTTCGCTTGACTCTCTTTTGACCTTGTTTCCCTACACTCCGCACCTGAAGGCCCAACTGGCTCCAGGAGGCCTTACGGGCA encodes the following:
- a CDS encoding N-acetyltransferase, producing MEKSLRVRGRKCTIVLAAYGEFFRSGRASISDRLEIRAFRAEEFEELYAIDQACYPPPIAYSRPVLLIFLYGPGTKTFVAAWEGQIVGFVTVQKKTAQRGHIITLDVLESYRRRGIGHGLLETGEEWLASQGVLSVNLETAVGNLTGIEFWKANGYAIQRRIGHYYGGRADAFLMKKALVQVGPRKS
- a CDS encoding undecaprenyl-diphosphate phosphatase, which produces MPLYQAVVLGIVQGLTEFLPISSTAHLALFPWLAGWEDPGLTFDVALHVGTLIAVMGYFFRTWLSLLRAGLGFREVSDGTNHYRPSLFWYLVLATLPAAAAGYFGERYAEDVLRSPIVISLAMIAVGLLMGWAEKMARLAKRLPETGLCDSVVVGVAQAFAIVPGVSRSGATITAGLFRGMERQTAARYSFLLSAPIIAGAALKEGFDLRHAGLPADMRLPFVAGVVVSGISGYLVIAFLMRYLQTHTLKIFIYYRVIFGTLILLLVLLQARMVA